One Natronolimnobius sp. AArcel1 genomic region harbors:
- a CDS encoding geranylgeranyl reductase family protein — protein MSTQEESGAAPAADTHSPDAVVVGAGTAGCYAAATIARADYEVVIVERKSEDEAGHIACGDALKGASAFPEAIPREQIEPAFTNTGVDHGRFEIPQEDTVLEIPVPGELAVIDRWEYGKRIIEGAQDAGAEIHYNTVVQDVTQADDNKGTVTGVEATQNGDPQTYEAEVVIDAAGSLSVLQDKVDFSNSTFDTNVDYSHFCSAYREIVTVEEPVPWDDALVFKPTERAAGYLWYFPRTDTEINAGLGFQMTEEPMQLVDDLKRDLEARPEFENAEVDDKLGAALPTRRPYDSAVHPGYVAIGDAAGHVNPTTGGGIAGAAYAGKYAAEAIVEGIEDGDLSEKALWEYNERVMDHFGARYAALDVYNILSTAIDVDDLMSLLAVMPGEKLAEALYSGSTSIGPKLALESLYKSYGHWGTILNLYQTKRRADDLLELYEAYPDHPAALEHWQERRDDLMDAVYETTGAEPKY, from the coding sequence ATGAGTACCCAGGAGGAGTCGGGAGCCGCGCCGGCAGCCGACACCCACTCGCCAGACGCCGTCGTCGTCGGTGCCGGGACCGCAGGCTGTTACGCGGCCGCGACTATCGCACGCGCGGACTACGAGGTCGTCATCGTAGAACGCAAATCCGAGGACGAAGCGGGCCACATCGCCTGCGGTGACGCACTGAAAGGGGCCTCGGCGTTTCCCGAGGCGATTCCCCGTGAACAGATCGAACCCGCCTTCACCAACACCGGCGTCGACCACGGCCGGTTCGAAATCCCACAGGAAGATACCGTCCTCGAGATTCCCGTCCCCGGCGAACTGGCAGTCATCGACCGCTGGGAGTACGGCAAGCGAATCATCGAAGGCGCACAAGACGCGGGCGCAGAAATCCACTACAATACCGTCGTCCAAGACGTCACACAAGCCGACGACAACAAGGGAACGGTGACGGGCGTCGAGGCGACACAGAACGGCGACCCCCAGACCTACGAGGCCGAGGTCGTCATCGACGCTGCCGGTTCGCTGTCGGTCCTACAGGACAAGGTCGACTTCTCGAACTCCACGTTCGATACGAACGTCGACTACTCGCACTTCTGTTCGGCCTACCGCGAAATCGTCACCGTCGAAGAGCCCGTTCCGTGGGACGACGCCCTCGTGTTCAAGCCGACCGAGCGCGCGGCGGGCTACCTCTGGTACTTCCCGCGCACCGACACCGAGATCAACGCCGGGCTTGGCTTCCAGATGACCGAAGAGCCCATGCAACTCGTCGACGACCTCAAACGCGACCTCGAGGCCCGACCGGAGTTCGAGAACGCCGAGGTCGACGACAAACTCGGTGCCGCACTCCCCACCCGACGACCCTACGATTCGGCGGTCCACCCGGGCTACGTCGCAATCGGCGACGCTGCGGGTCACGTCAACCCAACCACGGGCGGCGGAATCGCAGGCGCAGCCTACGCCGGTAAGTACGCCGCTGAGGCCATCGTCGAGGGTATCGAGGACGGCGACCTAAGCGAAAAGGCCCTCTGGGAGTACAACGAGCGCGTCATGGACCACTTCGGCGCACGCTACGCTGCACTGGACGTCTACAACATCCTCTCGACAGCCATCGACGTGGATGACCTCATGAGCCTGCTTGCGGTCATGCCCGGCGAAAAACTCGCTGAAGCACTCTACTCCGGGAGTACGAGTATCGGCCCGAAACTTGCCCTCGAGAGCCTCTACAAGAGCTACGGCCACTGGGGTACCATCCTGAATCTCTATCAGACCAAACGCCGCGCTGACGACCTGCTCGAGCTGTATGAGGCGTATCCCGACCATCCGGCCGCACTCGAGCATTGGCAAGAGCGCCGCGACGACCTGATGGACGCGGTCTACGAGACGACTGGGGCCGAGCCGAAATACTAA
- the ftsZ gene encoding cell division protein FtsZ: MDSLIDDAIDEAEDGDPAESPAAETSHDGQPSSADSGGRQSGTMTDEELEDVLQDLQTDITVVGCGGAGGNTVNRMHEEGIHGAKLVAANTDVQHLVEIGADTKILMGEEKTGGRGAGSLPQVGEEAALESQQDIYEAIDGSDMVFVTAGLGGGTGTGSAPVVAKAAREAGALTISIVTTPFTAEGEVRRTNAEAGLERLRDVSDTVIVVPNDRLLDSVGKLPVRQAFKVSDEVLMRSVKGITELITKPGLVNLDFADVRTVMERGGVAMIGLGESDSEAKAEDSVKTALRSPLLDVDISGANSALVNVTGGNDMAIEEAEGVVEEIYDRIDPDARIIWGTSIDESLEGSMRTMIVVTGVESPQIYGRPDGESVQPNMGGQGQAQGQGQPQTRGQEQPQGDDDIDFVE, from the coding sequence ATGGACTCACTCATCGACGACGCCATCGACGAGGCCGAAGACGGGGACCCGGCCGAGTCCCCCGCGGCTGAGACGTCACACGACGGTCAGCCCTCCTCTGCTGACTCCGGCGGCCGCCAATCCGGGACGATGACCGACGAAGAACTCGAGGACGTACTCCAGGACCTCCAGACCGACATCACTGTCGTCGGCTGTGGCGGTGCCGGGGGCAACACCGTCAATCGGATGCACGAGGAAGGCATCCACGGCGCAAAGCTCGTCGCCGCCAACACGGACGTCCAGCACCTGGTCGAAATCGGTGCTGACACCAAGATCCTGATGGGCGAGGAGAAAACCGGCGGCCGCGGTGCCGGCTCGCTCCCACAGGTCGGCGAGGAAGCCGCCCTCGAGAGCCAACAGGACATCTACGAAGCAATCGATGGCTCCGATATGGTCTTCGTCACCGCCGGACTCGGTGGCGGCACCGGAACCGGCTCTGCTCCAGTCGTCGCGAAAGCCGCCCGCGAGGCCGGCGCGCTGACGATTTCGATCGTGACAACGCCGTTTACCGCAGAGGGCGAGGTCCGCCGAACGAACGCCGAAGCCGGACTCGAGCGCCTGCGCGACGTCTCCGACACGGTGATCGTCGTACCAAACGACCGCCTGCTCGATTCCGTCGGCAAACTGCCCGTCCGGCAGGCGTTCAAAGTGAGCGACGAGGTGCTGATGCGCTCGGTCAAGGGCATCACGGAACTCATCACGAAACCCGGCCTCGTCAATCTGGACTTCGCTGACGTTCGGACCGTCATGGAGCGCGGTGGCGTCGCGATGATCGGTCTCGGCGAATCGGATTCGGAAGCCAAAGCCGAAGACTCCGTCAAGACCGCACTGCGCTCGCCCCTGCTCGATGTCGATATCTCCGGCGCGAACTCCGCGCTGGTCAACGTCACCGGTGGCAACGACATGGCCATCGAGGAAGCCGAAGGCGTCGTCGAAGAGATCTACGACCGGATCGACCCCGACGCACGCATCATCTGGGGAACCTCGATCGACGAATCGCTCGAGGGCAGCATGCGCACGATGATCGTCGTCACGGGCGTCGAATCACCGCAGATCTACGGCCGACCGGATGGCGAGTCCGTCCAGCCGAATATGGGTGGCCAGGGCCAAGCACAAGGGCAGGGCCAACCCCAGACTCGCGGGCAGGAACAGCCACAGGGCGACGACGATATCGATTTCGTCGAATAA
- a CDS encoding D-aminoacyl-tRNA deacylase codes for MSDLAIVESRADRASVHICDHLRDLADWTERVDDSRSDADGGGTYYQTDGIELRTFEAFHLELERPAEAFDCDPDLLVFASRHSGDTGALLTGHFTGNFGPAEFGGEDNAVAETCPNALARLLEAFDEHAPEEYDVGMECTHHGPTDVGCPSLFAELGSGDEQWDDPAGAEAVARGILDLRDVAPHRSRQVVGFGGNHYAPRFGRIVRETPWAVGHIAADWGLEDLGHPSAHRDLLAAAFDASNTDIAVIDGDWPVLEETLTDLGYRLVSETWLREVGDRPLEVVDQLEATVESVDDGLRFGERRDDTFEIVSLPGDLIDTAEGIDPERVRDAVEARTIAFSTDNGGSRVGSTVAVPAGEPLETKRALLEHLVALLEEKYDTVRLTDDAVIATETAFNPERAATAGIPEGPKFGALAAGESVTVDGETITPERFQTERTDRFDL; via the coding sequence ATGAGCGACCTCGCAATCGTCGAGAGCCGCGCGGACCGTGCCTCGGTCCACATCTGCGATCATCTGCGCGATTTAGCCGACTGGACGGAACGAGTCGATGACAGCCGATCCGACGCCGACGGCGGCGGAACCTACTACCAAACGGATGGCATCGAACTCCGGACGTTCGAGGCGTTCCACCTCGAACTCGAGCGCCCGGCTGAAGCTTTCGACTGTGATCCCGACTTGCTCGTTTTTGCCTCACGTCACTCCGGCGACACTGGCGCGCTCCTGACTGGTCATTTTACAGGTAATTTCGGTCCCGCGGAGTTCGGCGGCGAAGACAACGCCGTCGCCGAGACCTGCCCGAACGCACTCGCCCGATTGCTCGAGGCCTTCGACGAGCATGCGCCCGAGGAGTACGATGTGGGCATGGAGTGTACCCACCACGGCCCGACAGACGTTGGCTGTCCCTCGCTCTTTGCCGAACTCGGCAGTGGCGACGAGCAGTGGGACGACCCCGCAGGTGCCGAGGCCGTCGCGCGAGGTATTCTCGACCTTCGGGATGTTGCCCCCCATCGCTCTAGGCAGGTCGTCGGCTTCGGCGGCAACCACTACGCCCCACGATTCGGGCGCATCGTCCGCGAAACCCCGTGGGCAGTCGGCCACATCGCCGCTGACTGGGGACTCGAGGATCTCGGTCACCCAAGCGCCCATCGCGACCTGCTCGCAGCCGCGTTCGACGCGAGCAACACTGACATCGCCGTTATCGACGGCGACTGGCCCGTTCTCGAGGAGACCCTTACGGACCTTGGCTACCGACTCGTCAGCGAGACGTGGCTGCGCGAGGTTGGCGACCGACCGCTCGAGGTAGTCGACCAACTCGAGGCCACAGTCGAATCGGTCGACGACGGCCTTCGCTTCGGTGAGCGCCGCGACGACACCTTCGAGATCGTCTCGCTTCCGGGAGATTTAATCGACACGGCAGAAGGGATCGACCCCGAGCGCGTTCGTGACGCCGTTGAGGCGCGAACGATCGCATTCAGCACCGACAACGGCGGTAGTCGCGTCGGCTCGACGGTCGCCGTGCCTGCGGGCGAACCACTCGAGACGAAACGCGCGCTGCTCGAGCACCTCGTTGCGTTGTTGGAAGAGAAATACGACACCGTCAGGCTCACAGACGATGCAGTCATCGCGACGGAGACCGCGTTCAACCCTGAACGCGCCGCAACGGCCGGGATTCCGGAGGGTCCGAAATTCGGCGCACTGGCCGCTGGAGAGTCAGTGACGGTCGACGGCGAGACGATTACTCCCGAGCGCTTCCAGACTGAACGGACGGATCGCTTCGACCTGTGA
- a CDS encoding 2Fe-2S iron-sulfur cluster-binding protein, producing MTEYTIEFVGTDETITCSDTETILSRCLEEGIAQEYSCRVGMCLACSAEILEGEVTQPAARGFTDEEAENYALTCMARPQSDLKLERGKYPPSIESDAAVETDGDASATADD from the coding sequence ATGACTGAGTACACCATCGAGTTCGTCGGGACGGACGAGACGATTACCTGTTCGGATACCGAGACGATTCTCAGCCGGTGTCTCGAGGAAGGAATCGCCCAGGAGTACTCCTGTCGCGTTGGGATGTGTCTGGCCTGTTCAGCCGAAATACTCGAGGGTGAGGTAACCCAACCTGCTGCTCGCGGCTTTACCGATGAGGAAGCCGAAAACTACGCGCTGACGTGTATGGCGCGCCCGCAATCGGACCTGAAACTCGAGCGCGGCAAGTATCCGCCAAGTATCGAAAGCGACGCGGCGGTTGAAACTGACGGCGATGCGTCGGCGACGGCTGACGACTGA